The DNA window GATCGCAGCAGTCCCAACCTGCTCAAGACTGAGCTGCCGGAAGATCTCTCCAAATCCATCCATCCTTTTCTCAAGCAGCGGGGTGATCGCTTCGATGGTGCAGTCATCATGGGTGAGCCCTGTACCCCCATTGAAGATGATACAGTTGGCTTTTTTAAGAGCAGTGAAAAACTCCTCCCTGATCTGGGGGATCTGGTCAGGGATCACCACATAATAGGAGATTCTGATCCCTGCACCTGTCAGAAGATCCCTGATTAGAGCACCACTGGAGTCTGATATACTGTCTCGAGTAGTTGACACCGTGATCACCGCTGCTTCGATCATCACCTCTTTGATATGTTCAGAATCCATCCTCTAACTCTCGTAACTGGAGGATATTAAATTTTTTTTCTTGATCTCTCTCCATGAGAAATAGTTAAAGTCCAATTAAGGGTTTCTTTTTACTCTTCATTCTGAAATCAGATAAACGCATCAAAAATTGGACGATTTTTCATGGAAAGGGACCCACCCCTTTATTT is part of the Methanosphaerula palustris E1-9c genome and encodes:
- a CDS encoding MogA/MoaB family molybdenum cofactor biosynthesis protein; its protein translation is MDSEHIKEVMIEAAVITVSTTRDSISDSSGALIRDLLTGAGIRISYYVVIPDQIPQIREEFFTALKKANCIIFNGGTGLTHDDCTIEAITPLLEKRMDGFGEIFRQLSLEQVGTAAILSRAVAGVTSGKAIFCIPGSNGAVTLATSELIIPQIRHIVTHATR